In one Cronobacter dublinensis subsp. dublinensis LMG 23823 genomic region, the following are encoded:
- the fbp gene encoding class 1 fructose-bisphosphatase: MKTLGEFIVEKQHEFSHATGELTALLSAIKLGAKIIHRDINKAGLVDILGASGVENVQGETQQKLDLFANEKLKAALKARDIVAGIASEEEDEIVVFEGCEHAKYVVLMDPLDGSSNIDVNVSVGTIFSIYRRVTPVGTPVTMEDFLQPGSQQVAAGYVVYGSSTMLVYTTGCGVHAFTYDPSLGVFCLSQERMRFPQSGNTYSINEGNYIKFPAGVKKYIKYCQEEDKATQRPYTSRYIGSLVADFHRNLLKGGIYLYPSTASHPEGKLRLLYECNPMAFLAEQAGGKASDGKQRILDIKPDSLHQRRPFFVGTEQMVNDVERFIREFPDA; encoded by the coding sequence ATGAAAACGTTAGGTGAATTTATTGTTGAAAAGCAGCACGAATTTTCTCACGCGACCGGGGAACTGACGGCGCTGCTGTCGGCAATAAAGCTTGGCGCGAAGATCATCCACCGCGATATCAATAAGGCCGGTCTGGTCGATATCCTGGGTGCCAGCGGCGTCGAAAACGTGCAGGGCGAGACGCAGCAAAAACTCGATCTGTTCGCCAATGAAAAGCTGAAAGCCGCGCTTAAGGCACGCGATATCGTCGCGGGCATCGCCTCTGAAGAAGAGGACGAAATCGTCGTTTTCGAAGGCTGCGAACACGCGAAGTATGTCGTGCTGATGGACCCGCTGGACGGCTCTTCCAACATTGATGTCAACGTTTCTGTCGGCACCATTTTCTCTATCTATCGCCGCGTGACGCCGGTCGGCACGCCGGTCACGATGGAAGATTTCCTGCAGCCTGGCAGCCAGCAGGTCGCCGCGGGTTACGTGGTTTACGGCTCCTCAACGATGCTGGTCTATACCACCGGTTGCGGCGTACATGCGTTTACCTACGACCCGTCGCTCGGCGTGTTCTGCCTGAGCCAGGAGCGTATGCGCTTCCCGCAGAGCGGCAATACGTACTCCATTAACGAAGGGAACTACATTAAATTCCCGGCGGGCGTGAAGAAGTACATTAAATATTGCCAGGAAGAGGACAAAGCGACGCAGCGCCCGTATACCTCGCGCTATATCGGTTCGCTGGTAGCCGATTTCCACCGTAACCTGCTGAAAGGCGGCATTTACCTTTACCCGAGCACCGCGAGCCACCCGGAAGGCAAGCTGCGCCTGCTGTATGAGTGCAACCCGATGGCGTTCCTGGCCGAGCAGGCGGGCGGTAAAGCGAGCGACGGCAAGCAGCGTATCCTGGACATCAAGCCGGACAGCCTGCACCAGCGCCGTCCGTTCTTCGTCGGCACCGAGCAGATGGTGAATGACGTCGAGCGGTTTATCCGCGAGTTCCCGGACGCGTAA